The stretch of DNA TCGCCTCGCACAGCGGTGGCTGCCGCCGTCTCGGGGCTGCACAGGTAGACGAGATCGTCCGCGGTCCCGCTGCGCCCCTCGAAGTTGCGGTTGAACGTCCGGACGGACGCCCCTTTCGTCGGCGGCGCGAAGCCCATGCCGATGCACGGCCCGCACGCGACCTCGAGTTCCCGGACGCCCGCCTTGATGAGTTTCGTCATGAGGCCGCTCGTCAGCATCAAGAGGAGCGTCTGGCGGGAGCCCGGCGAGACGGCCATCGAGATCCCGGGGGCCACACGCTTCCCGTCGAGGGCGTGCGCGACCACGCCTAGGTCTCGGAACGACGAGTTCACGCTGCTCCCCACCGCGACCTGGGCGACGTCCGTCCCCGCGACTTCTCGGACCGGCCTCACGTTATCCGGACTCGACGGGCAGGCGATGAGCGGTTCGATTTCGCCCAAGTCGACGTCCACGGTGTCATCGTACGCCGCGTCCCCTTCCGCCGCCAGCGGCCGGAACTCCTTCGAGCGCTCCTGCGCCGCGAGAAACTGCTTCGTCATCGTGTCTGCCGGGAATACGGACGCGGTCGCGCCGAGCTCGGTTCCCATGTTCGCGATCGTCCCCCGGGACGGGACGGTCAGTTCCTTCAGCCCCGGGCCGGTGTACTCGAGGACCTTGTTCTTCCCCCACTTCACGTCGAACCGGCGCAGGAGCTCGAGGATCACGTCCTTCGCGCTCACCCAGGGCCTGAATTCGCCGGTCAGCTTGACGTTGACGACCTCAGGCATCGTGAGTCGATACGGTTCCCCCGCCATCGCGCTCGCCACTTCGAAACCGCCGGCCCCGATCGCCAGCATCCCGCAAGCGCCCGCGTGGGGCGTGTGGGAGTCGCATCCGAGCATTGTCTCCCCCGGCACATCGAACCGTTCCATGTGGGCCCAGTGGCTGATCCCGTTGCCGGGTCCCGAGAAGAGGGCTCCGTACCGTTGACATACGCTCCGAAGGAAGCGGTGGTCGTCCGCGCTCTCGAATCCGGTCTGTAGGATGTTGTGGTCCACATACTGGGTCGCCTGCCGGATCGCGACGCCGTCCCGGCCCATCTGTTCGAATTCGAGCCACGCGAGCGTGCCCGTCGCGTCCTGGAGGAGCGTTTGGTCCATCCGGATGGCGATCTCCTCGCCGGCCTGCATCTTGCCATCGGCGAGGTGCGACTTGACGAGCTTGTGGGTCAGCGTCTCTCCGGACATGTCCCGCCTCGTCCGTGCGGATGACGGCTCCCGTTCATGAGCCTTCCCACCCACTCGGCCGCCGCGCCTCTATCGGTTCACGGACGACATGTCGGCGTAGCGGTCCCCGGCGGCGGCCCCTTTCGGGAATGCCGCGTCAATCCGTTCGAGGTCCGACCGCGTGAGGTGCACGTCGACGGCGCGGACGTTCTCCTCGAGATACCTGCGCTGCTTCGTCCCGGGGATCGGGACGATGTCGTCCCCCTGGCGCAGGAGCCAGGCGAGTGCCAGCTGCCCCGAGGTCACCCGTTTCTCCGCCGCAATTTCGCGGATCCGCTCGACGAGTTCTTGGTTCCGGTGGAAGTTGTCACGTTGAAAGCGAGGAAGGGACCGTCGGAAGTCGTCGGCGTCGAGTTCGTCCGGAGATTGAATCGTCCCCGTGAAGAATCCGCGGCCTAGAGGACTGAACGCGACGAACCCGATGCCGAGCTCCCGCACGGTGGACAGGATCTCCCCTTCCGGGTCGCGGGTCCAGAGCGAATACTCGGATTGGAGCGCCGAAATCGGATGGACCGCATGGGCCCGCCGGATCGTCTTCGACGACGCCTCAGAGAGGCCCAGGTATCGAACCTTGCCCTCGTCGACGAGCTCGGCCATGGCGGCGACCGTCTCCTCGATCGGCGTCTTCGGGTCGACCCGGTGGAGGTAATAGAGGTCGATCGTGTCGACGCCAAGCCGCTCGAGCGAAGCGTGACACGCCTCTCGGACGTGCGCCGGGCTGCCGTCCAGGCTGCGGCTGCCTGGTTCGCTTGAGCGAACGAGGCCGAATTTCGTGGCCAACACGACCTCGTCGCGGCGGCCCGCAATCGCCCGGCCAACGAGCTTCTCGTTCGTGAAGGGACCATACACGTCGGCGGTATCGAGAAAATTCACCCCGAGCTCCAGCGCACGATGAATCGTGTGGATCGCCTCGGCCTCGTCCGGCTGTCCGTAGACCTTGGACATGCCCATGCAGCCCAACCCGATTTCGGAGACCTTGAGGCCTTGCCGTCCCAGCGTGCGCGTTTTCATGACTCGTAGCCCCCTATGAAGGTCCGCCGAAAAGCCGCCGTTTGGGAAAAGGTTGACGCCGCTCGTGACGTGCGCGCGGGAAACCGTTCATCGATCCGAACAAGGAGATCCCGAAATCGTAGGCCGAGCGTCTCCGGTCACTCGCCGCCCGAGACGAAGACCGTCTCCGCGGTCACGAAATCGTTCTCGATGAGGAACCGGACCACGTGGGCGATCTCTTCTGGCTTTGCCATGCGGCCGAGCGGGATGTGCGCCACCCGTTCCGCGAGGTTCGGAATCCCCCGTCGGACCATTTCCGTGTCCGTGAGGCCCGGGGCGACCGCGGCGACCCGGACGTTGGCGTGCGCCACCTCGAGGCCCAGCGCCCGCGTGAGCCCGAGGAGCGCCGCCTTTGCGGCCGCGTAGTGGGCGCGGCCCGGACCGGGCGGACGCACCGCCGCGAATGAGGCGATGTTCACGATGACCCCTCGCTTTCGTTCGATCATCGTCGGCAGCACGTGGCGGATCATGTTGAACGCGCCGAAGACGTGGACGCGGAAGATGGACTCCCAGTCCCGTGGTTCCATCACCGCGGCCTTCTTGAGCTCGAAGATCCCCGCGTTGTTCACCAAGACATCGACGGGTCCGAATCGCTCGACGGCGGACCGCACGATCGTCCGACACGCATCGAAGTCTCCGACGTCCCCCGCGGCGACGAGCACCGGGCCTCGGGCCTGGAGCTCCTTCGCGACGCCCAGCAAGCCCTCGCTTTCCTTCCGCGCGTTCACGACGACCTTCGCGCCATGCTCGGCCAGCAACGAGGCGGTCGCTCGCCCGATGCCGCGCGAGGCTCCCGTGACGATCGCGACCGAATCACGGATCTCCATCGGCCTCTCCCCTGCAGACCGGAATCGGGCCGGGTACTTCAACCCCCCTCAAGGGGGTCGTCCGATGGCGCAAAGGCGCGGACCCCACCGCCTGGATAGACTGCCTCGAGACGCCCCCTCCCGTGCTTGAGATGTCAACGAGCTCGGAGGATGGGGCGGGTCAGACAGGTCGCGCCACCTTCCGCTTTCAGCGAGATCTCGTTCCCCCGGTATGTGCGCACGCGGCACCCGGCGTCTTCGAGCAGTCGCCTCGTGATCGGATTGCCTTCGAGAGTGATGCAGTCCCGCGGGGCCACCGCGAGCACGTTGGGAGCCATCGTCTCGAACTCGTGCTCGGGCACGTCGATGAAGTCGAATCCCCTCTCTCGGAGGTCCGTCCAGAACGGCACCGGCAGCAGGCGCCGGTAGACGACCGCGAGGTCCTCGTCGACGAGGCTAATCAGGGACATTAAATGGAGGCACGCGTCCGGTCCTCGGTGGTAGGGAAGCGGGACCGGCTCGGTGCGTACGCCTGATTCGCCGAGGATCTCGCGAAGTTGCCGGAGCCCATCGGCGTTCGTGCGGAAGCCTCGTCCGACCGCGAGCACGTCGTGGTTCACCCAGAGGAGGTCACCGCCTTCTGCGGTGGCCGGGGCCCGCAGGCTCCCGACGATCGGCACGCCCTCCTTGGCGAGGGCCTTTCCGATCGACGCCTCCTCGCCTCGCCGGAGCTCCTTGCCCATCCGCAACACGATCGCGCCTCGGTCCGTCACGATCGCGGGGTCGTGCACGAAGATCGCATCGGCCCGGCCCGGCTGCGGTTCGGCATCCCTGCGGACGTCGACGCCGGACGCACGCAACAGGGCCACGAGCCCGTCGTGTTCGTTCCGGGCGGCTTCCAGATTCGGCCGTGCCGTGTAGCCCCACGCCTTCGGATCCGCGACTGAGAACGAATCGTCCGGTCGACGGACGAGAACAATTCGCAACGGGTCGGTCATGCTCTGGGATCCGTAGGACGCGGTCACGGCTGTCCGGATGACGAAAACCTGCGGGGCTCTTACGCTTTCCTCCGCGGGGCCGGCTTGGCGGGACGGAGGTCAAACAAATCCTGGCGTTCCCGCGCAGGAGGTCGTTCGTCGACCCGAAGAAGGAGATTCCGAAGTCCTGAGGCGCTCAAGATTCAAGTAGCGCGCCCGCGGTCGCCGCCCGGATGGCGCTCTCCCTCGACACCCGCGTCCCGCTGACCGACGGGACGAAGATGCCGGCCCTCGGGCTCGGGGTGTGGCAGGCCGCATCCGGGAAGGAGACGCAGCGGGCGGTCGCGGCGGCGCTCGAGGCCGGCTACCGACTGATCGACACGGCGAAGCTCTACGGGAACGAGCAGGACGTCGGCTTGGCGGTCCGTGCGAGCAAGATCCCGCGCGACGAGATCTTCATCACGACGAAATTGTGGAACACGGACCACGGATACGAGGCGGCGCTCCGGGCGTTCGAGCGAAGCCGGCGGGAGCTCGACGTCGGCTCAATCGACCTCTACCTCATCCACTGGCCCGTGCCGGAGCTGCGCCTGGAATCGTGGAAGGCGCTGCTCCAACTCAAGGAGAAGGGGCTGGCGCGGTCGATCGGTGTGAGCAACTACACGATTCGCCACCTCGAGGCTCTCCTGGCGTCCTCGCCCAGCCCGCCGTCGGTGAACCAGGTCGAGTTCCATCCGTTCCTCTATCAATCGGATCTGCTCGCGTTCTGCCGGGGCCGCGACATCCAGCTCGAAGCCTACAGCCCGCTCACCCGCGGACATCGACTCGACCATCCCGTAATCAGGGCCCTCGCCGCAGAATACGGACAAACGCCCGCCCAAGTCCTGATCCGTTGGGGACTCCAGCATGGCCTCGTCGTGATCCCGAAGTCGGTCCGACCCGAACGGATCCGCGAGAACGCACAGGTCTTCGATTTCGAGCTCTCGCGGGCCGCGATGGCGCGCCTCGACGCGCTCGACGAGGGGTCCCATGTCGACTGGGACCCGGACGACCAGCCGTAGCGGCTCGACGAGCAGGCTTTACGCGTCGCGGCCGTTCCCGGGGCGTGGTGCGCCGACGGTACGAGCTGCCCGGAGACCTGGAACCGGCCTCCCTCGAGACGCGACGCGCATTCTATCGCGATCGGATGGACTACGGGGCGGCGGAGCGCTGGATGGCCCGGCCCCCCGGAGACCGGGCATACGCGCTCATCGTGGGCCGTCATTCGGGGATCTACCCGCGGCGCTTCCGGTCCCTGAAGAACGTGCCGCTCATCGTGGACGACGTGCGGGGCCCGAGGGGCTTGCGTCCGTTCCTGACGAAGTACCTGCCCGAAGGCGTGTACTACGACCGGAATGTCTATTCCTCTCTGGTCGACGCACGCGAGGCGGGCATCGACTATGCGCATGCGTGGCGCAGCCGCTACTTTCTCGGCCAGGAGCTCGCCTTCGACCTCGATCCGGAGAACCTCGACTGTCCCGTCCACGGCGACATCGCGGAGAAGATGAGGCGCGGGCAAGGCCTGTCGTTCTGCGATTGGGAGTTCGAGGAAGTGCGGCGGCAGGCGGCGGAACTCCACGATGAGTTGTCGCGGCGATGGACCCGCCTCCGCGTCGTCTACTCGGGACGGGGCTTCCACATCCACGTCTTCGATGCGGACGGCTTCCGCCTGAGTCGGAAGGAGCGGGGGACGATTGCGCGGCGCGTCGCCCGGAGATACGCAGTCGACGAATGGGTCACCTCGGGAGA from Thermoplasmata archaeon encodes:
- a CDS encoding SDR family NAD(P)-dependent oxidoreductase, with the protein product MEIRDSVAIVTGASRGIGRATASLLAEHGAKVVVNARKESEGLLGVAKELQARGPVLVAAGDVGDFDACRTIVRSAVERFGPVDVLVNNAGIFELKKAAVMEPRDWESIFRVHVFGAFNMIRHVLPTMIERKRGVIVNIASFAAVRPPGPGRAHYAAAKAALLGLTRALGLEVAHANVRVAAVAPGLTDTEMVRRGIPNLAERVAHIPLGRMAKPEEIAHVVRFLIENDFVTAETVFVSGGE
- a CDS encoding DNA primase; its protein translation is MRRRYELPGDLEPASLETRRAFYRDRMDYGAAERWMARPPGDRAYALIVGRHSGIYPRRFRSLKNVPLIVDDVRGPRGLRPFLTKYLPEGVYYDRNVYSSLVDAREAGIDYAHAWRSRYFLGQELAFDLDPENLDCPVHGDIAEKMRRGQGLSFCDWEFEEVRRQAAELHDELSRRWTRLRVVYSGRGFHIHVFDADGFRLSRKERGTIARRVARRYAVDEWVTSGEMRLIRLPYSLHGMVSRIVVPVDRSRLERFRYDDPRARPRSARP
- a CDS encoding arginine deiminase family protein, with the translated sequence MTASYGSQSMTDPLRIVLVRRPDDSFSVADPKAWGYTARPNLEAARNEHDGLVALLRASGVDVRRDAEPQPGRADAIFVHDPAIVTDRGAIVLRMGKELRRGEEASIGKALAKEGVPIVGSLRAPATAEGGDLLWVNHDVLAVGRGFRTNADGLRQLREILGESGVRTEPVPLPYHRGPDACLHLMSLISLVDEDLAVVYRRLLPVPFWTDLRERGFDFIDVPEHEFETMAPNVLAVAPRDCITLEGNPITRRLLEDAGCRVRTYRGNEISLKAEGGATCLTRPILRAR
- a CDS encoding aldo/keto reductase, whose amino-acid sequence is MALSLDTRVPLTDGTKMPALGLGVWQAASGKETQRAVAAALEAGYRLIDTAKLYGNEQDVGLAVRASKIPRDEIFITTKLWNTDHGYEAALRAFERSRRELDVGSIDLYLIHWPVPELRLESWKALLQLKEKGLARSIGVSNYTIRHLEALLASSPSPPSVNQVEFHPFLYQSDLLAFCRGRDIQLEAYSPLTRGHRLDHPVIRALAAEYGQTPAQVLIRWGLQHGLVVIPKSVRPERIRENAQVFDFELSRAAMARLDALDEGSHVDWDPDDQP
- a CDS encoding aldo/keto reductase, with amino-acid sequence MKTRTLGRQGLKVSEIGLGCMGMSKVYGQPDEAEAIHTIHRALELGVNFLDTADVYGPFTNEKLVGRAIAGRRDEVVLATKFGLVRSSEPGSRSLDGSPAHVREACHASLERLGVDTIDLYYLHRVDPKTPIEETVAAMAELVDEGKVRYLGLSEASSKTIRRAHAVHPISALQSEYSLWTRDPEGEILSTVRELGIGFVAFSPLGRGFFTGTIQSPDELDADDFRRSLPRFQRDNFHRNQELVERIREIAAEKRVTSGQLALAWLLRQGDDIVPIPGTKQRRYLEENVRAVDVHLTRSDLERIDAAFPKGAAAGDRYADMSSVNR
- a CDS encoding aconitate hydratase, which produces MSGETLTHKLVKSHLADGKMQAGEEIAIRMDQTLLQDATGTLAWLEFEQMGRDGVAIRQATQYVDHNILQTGFESADDHRFLRSVCQRYGALFSGPGNGISHWAHMERFDVPGETMLGCDSHTPHAGACGMLAIGAGGFEVASAMAGEPYRLTMPEVVNVKLTGEFRPWVSAKDVILELLRRFDVKWGKNKVLEYTGPGLKELTVPSRGTIANMGTELGATASVFPADTMTKQFLAAQERSKEFRPLAAEGDAAYDDTVDVDLGEIEPLIACPSSPDNVRPVREVAGTDVAQVAVGSSVNSSFRDLGVVAHALDGKRVAPGISMAVSPGSRQTLLLMLTSGLMTKLIKAGVRELEVACGPCIGMGFAPPTKGASVRTFNRNFEGRSGTADDLVYLCSPETAAATAVRGEIADPRDLGEAPIVKEPTKYPIDTSGFEWPPNDRASVQVIRGPNIAPLPVAQPPPDTLDGEVLIRLGDNISTDHIMPAGAKVLPLRSNIPAMAQHVFEYVDPTFPARAKKGGGGFIVAGENYGQGSSREHAAVAPMFLGVRLVLAKSFARIHLDNLVNSGIPPVTFADPTGYDAIGAGDRLRITNVFAAIRGERDAEVEDLTRGTRTAVRVDLRPHQREVLLAGGGIRYAQAHRAG